One Cryptococcus neoformans var. grubii H99 chromosome 3, complete sequence genomic region harbors:
- a CDS encoding chitin synthase, with amino-acid sequence MRPGDIYPPPQGYNAYGSPTRQNQRPPQPQPYPPQPYPPQQPAVQYGDPFSASSQGPPTAPLHNMSPTPQEPQGSRYNASHPLQPISPSGPQGPRYSLPTQSLSPFNGSPASAPAPAPYTMGSPSHSNARMHASPPQHIRFDTNPSHLPPQQQLTPSYSYPSGLDDRLTSPPPLLPHHSSQSSVSSIPAPVPDNINYNPSYPPQGYGNAADDDMNDSHPLLAHAAPDARFGIPQSTSAMSMSAPAARYQLSDTGAGDMGVSMYTGNGNAEGQNGFGTGDGVGANGEDEVNMHYGPIPARMVRRNRTQKRVQLFQGHLVLDIEVPTMLLDQCPIRQGNEFTKMRYTAVTCDPNDFVEDRYTLRQRLYDPPRQTELFIVITMYNEDDVLFCRTMRGVMQNIAHLCTRSKSKTWGENGWKKVVVCIVADGRKKINPRTRSVLAALGVYQEGVGKNIINGKPVTAHVYEYTTQLSINSSGKIGPGGSNTVPIQMLFCLKEKNQKKINSHRWFFNAFGACLRPNVCVLLDVGTQPGPDSIYHLWKAFDINSSVGGACGEIVALKGMFWKNLLNPLVAAQNFEYKMSNILDKPLESVFGYITVLPGAFSAYRYIALLNDEKGNGPLKQYFVGERMHGSGAGIFSSNMYLAEDRILCWELVSKRECKWKLHYVKSAYAITDVPDTVPELVSQRRRWLNGSFFAAIHSIVHFGYLYRSSHTFTRKFILHVELVYQTLNMVFAWFALGNYYIAFFVLTQSLNSLGSAWKYVNIPLHYIYIALLLWCFLLSLGNRPAGSKIGYTSSMVGFALITIYMLFAAIFLAVKGIEDVQAEGEITASAVFGNKIFRNIVISLLATYGLYIISSLMALEPWHMITSFFQYLLIAPSYINVLNVYAFCNVHDVSWGTKGSDKVSDDLGAVKSSADNKDEVTVDLPIEQKDINAVYAAELQILGNKAPKEVRVVSDDQKQEDYYKNVRTNVLLVWTMTNGALVAVILQASGGDNSLATTYMGVLLYTVAGLAFFRFLGSSTYLVVRLFAGE; translated from the exons ATGAGACCGGGCGACATATACCCGCCGCCACAAGGCTACAATGCGTATGGCTCCCCCACACGCCAGAATCAACGTCCGCCGCAACCACAGCCTTACCCACCGCAACCGTATCCTCCACAACAGCCTGCAGTTCAGTATGGCGATCCCTTCAGCGCCTCCTCACAGGGACCTCCTACTGCCCCCCTTCACAACATGTCTCCCACACCGCAGGAGCCCCAAGGCAGTCGCTATAATGCGTCTCACCCTCTACAGCCGATTTCACCGTCCGGCCCTCAAGGTCCTCGGTATTCGCTTCCGACGCAATCATTGTCCCCGTTCAACGGCTCCCCTGCGTCTGCGCCCGCTCCAGCACCCTATACGATGGGATCACCTTCCCATTCTAATGCCCGTATGCATGCATCTCCGCCTCAACACATTCGTTTTGACACGAACCCATCACATCTTCCACCCCAGCAACAGCTCACCCCGTCATACTCATATCCAAGCGGTCTTGATGACCGTCTCACCTCCCCCCCTCCTTTGTTGCCTCACCATTCATCCCAATCGTCTGTCTCTTCTATACCCGCTCCAGTTCCAGATAACATCAATTACAACCCATCTTATCCTCCTCAAGGGTACGGCAACGCAGCAGACGACGATATGAATGACTcccaccctcttcttgcacATGCGGCGCCGGATGCTCGGTTTGGTATCCCTCAGTCAACAAGCGCAATGTCCATGTCAGCTCCCGCAGCACGATATCAATTGAGCGACACAGGTGCTGGAGATATGGGCGTATCGATGTACACTGGGAACGGTAATGCTGAAGGGCAGAATGGGTTTGGAACCGGTGACGGCGTGGGTGCGAacggtgaggatgaggtcaATATGCATTATGGACCCATTCCAGCGAGGATGGTCAGGCGAAATAGGACGCAAAAACGTGTTCA ACTCTTCCAGGGTCATCTCGTACTTGATATCGAAGTCCCTACAATGCTGCTCGACCAGTGTCCAATTCGCCAGGGAAACGAATTTACCAAAATGAGATATACCGCGGTTACTTGTGATCCAAATGACTTTGTTGAGGATAGGTATACTCTTAGACAACGACTATACGATCCACCCCGACAAACGGAGCTTTTCATTGTCATTACAATGTATAAT GAGGACGATGTTTTGTTTTGTCGAACGATGCGAGGCGTGATGCAGAATATTGCTCATCTTTGTACGAGGTCAAAAAGTAAGACTTGGGGAGAGAACGGCTGGAAAAAG GTGGTGGTGTGCATCGTTGCGGATGGTCGAAAAAAGATCAATCCCCGAACTCGTTCAGTCCTCGCCGCGCTCGGTGTATACCAAGAAGGTGTAGGTAAGAACATAATCAATGGGAAACCTGTCACAGCACACGTGTACGAGTACACTACACAAT TGTCGATAAACTCTAGTGGAAAGATCGGGCCTGGCGGTTCCAATACGGTGCCAATCCAAATGTTGTTCTGTCTCAAG GAGAAGAATCAGAAGAAAATCAACAGCCATCGGTGGTTCTTCAA CGCTTTTGGTGCTTGCCTTCGGCCGAACGTTTGCGTCCTTCTTGACGTTGGTACACAACCTGGACCCGATTCGATCTATCATCTTTGGAAGGCATTTGATATTAACTCGAGTGTTGGGGGTGCTTGTGGTGAGATTGTCGCATTGAAGGGAATGTTCTGGAAGAATCTACTGAACCCTTT GGTGGCGGCGCAAAACTTTGAGTACAAGATGAGTAATATTTTGGATAAACCTCTGGAATCGGTTTTTGGATATATCACTGTCCT GCCGGGCGCTTTCTCCGCCTATCGATATATCGCACTTCTCAACgatgaaaaaggaaacGGTCCTCTAAAGCAGTACTTTGTTGGAGAGAGGATGCATGGTTCTGGTGCTGGTATTTT CTCGTCCAATATGTATCTCGCCGAAG ATCGTATCCTGTGTTGGGAACTCGTGAGCAAGAGAGAATGCAAATGGAAGTTGCATTATGTCAAGTCGGCCTATGCCATTACAGACGTGCCGGACACGGTTCCTGAGCTGGTTTCTCAAAGACGAAG ATGGCTTAATGGGTCTTTCTTTGCGGCCATTCACTCTATAGTTCATTTTGGCTATCTTTATCGATCTTC CCATACATTTACTCGGAAATTCATCCTACACGTAGAGCTGGTCTACC AAACATTGAACATGGTTTTTGCCTGGTTCGCTCTTGGGAATTATTACATCGCTTTT TTTGTTCTTACCCAATCTCTCAACTCTCTCGGCTCTGCTTGGAAATACGTCAACATCCCCTTGCATTATATCTATATTGCGCTTTTGCTATGGTGTTTCCTATTAAGTTTGGGTAACAGGCCTGCTGG TTCTAAGATTGGTTACACATCAAGTATGGTCGGATTTGCTTTGATCACAATATATATGCTCTTTGCTGCTA TTTTTTTGGCGGTAAAGGGTATAGAAGACGTCCAAGCAGAAGGTGAAATAACGGCGAGCGCTGTATTTGGAAACAAAATCTTCAGGAATATCGTGATATCTTTGCTGGCGACATATGGGCTGTATATTATCAGTTCGCTAATGGCTCTTGAACCCTGGCATATGA ttacttctttctttcaatATCTTTTAATCGCCCCGTCGTACATTAATGTACTCAA CGTATATGCGTTCTGCAACGTGCACGATGTG TCTTGGGGTACTAAAGGATCCGACAAAGTTTCTGACGATCTCGGTGCCGTCAAGTCCTCAGCCGACAACAAAGATGAAGTCACTGTTGATTTACCGATTGAGCAAAAGGATATCAATGCTGTATACGCGGCGGAGCTGCAAATATTGGGAAACAAGGCTCCGAAAGAGGTGCGAGTGGTAAGCGATGATCAGAAACAAGAGGATTATTATAAAAACGTTAGGACGAAT GTGTTGCTGGTTTGGACAATGACCAACGGGGCTTTGGTGGCTGTGATCTT ACAAGCAAGTGGTGGAGATAATTCATTAGCGACGACGTATATGGGTGTCTTGTTGTA CACTGTAGCTGGTCTTGCCT TCTTCCGATTCCTTGGATCTTCAACATATCTTGTCGTTCGTCTGTTCGCCGGAGAGTAG
- a CDS encoding sugar transporter, with translation MVAAVANEGGGLESWGDWFKKDYRRPIFFCALISIAPVAYGYDGTYFTSLLETPVFVQQFGDNTGNGTYALSSSDQSLWVSIIQVGEVVGSLGAGPIGDYSGRKGGIFSAIVLLAIGVVLQMIIVGSSALLTVGRLIAGMGIGIISNAAPLYLSEIPPMEIRGACVSSWQLMLAIGQVIGAGVGLGTHTMSSTASWRIPVAINLVWVVLLFVVLFIVPESPRWLLYKGKEAKAERALNKIHGGSEYRDVLVSEQLAILNKSREEEAEASSGESKWSDLWKNPVERRKFFATVGILVSQQISGVQFIFSYTTTFFALVGLSDTFIITIIVDCIEVLGVIASFFVVERWGRRPLLIYTGIFMFITLLIVGAMGAVSGQGDQFEPYLADHPSLGKAVAAMICLYVFAFNLSWGPLAWVVAAEMSTGRNRQKHLSIGTAMFWVSAWVVTFTLPYLFQPDEAGLGPMIGFIYAFGGFLSVAFVYFFIPETQGRTLEEINFMMEARIPTRQWKGYDLATVVARDEKKTTRGEAEHLEKVDELEKPQNKRFMSLLAADSESS, from the exons ATGGTTGCTGCAGTTGCcaatgaaggagggggTTTGGAGAGCTGGGGCGATTGGTTCAAAAAGGACTATCGACGtccaatttttttttgcgCCCTCATCAGTATTGCCCCAGTCGCGTACGGTTACGATGGTACTTACTTCACTTCTTTGCTGGAGACACCTGTCTTTG TCCAACAGTTCGGCGATAACACTGGCAATGGCACTTACGCTCTTTCAAGTAGCGATCAGTCTCTTTGGGTTTCTATCATTCAGGTCGGTGAGGTTGTTGGTTCTTTGGGAGCTGGTCCTATCGG TGACTACTCTGGTCGAAAGGGTGGTATCTTCTCTGCCATCGTCTTACTCGCCATTGGTGTCGTCCTTCAAATGATCATTGTCGGTAGCTCCGC TCTTCTTACTGTTGGTCGTCTTATTGCTGGTATGGGCATTGGTATCATTTCCAACGC TGCTCCTCTTTACTTATCTGAAATCCCTCCCATGGAAATTCGAGGTGCTTGTGTCTCAAG TTGGCAACTTATGCTTGCCATTGGTCAGGTTATCGGTGCCGGTGTTGGTTTGGGAACACATACCATGTCTTCCACCGCGTCGTGGCGTATCCCAGTTGCGATCAACTTGGTCTGGGTTgtccttctcttcgtcgtcctctTTATCGTCCCCGAATCTCCTCGATGGCTTCTTTacaagggcaaggaggCCAAGGCTGAGCGAGCTCTCAACAAGATCCACGGCGGTTCTGAATATAGGGATGTTTTAGTTTCTGAGCAACTTGCGATCTTGAACAAGTCtagggaggaggaagctgagGCTTCTAGTGGCGAGTCCAAGTGGAGTGATCTTTGGA AGAATCCCGTCGAGCGCCGAAAGTTCTTCGCGACCGTCGGTATTCTCGTCTCCCAGCAGATCTCTGGTGTTCAATTCATTTTCTCCTACACCACCACTTTCTTTGCTCTTGTTGGCCTTTCTGAtaccttcatcatcact ATTATCGTCGACTGTATTGAGGTTCTTGGTGTTATTGCGAGTTTCTTCGTTGTTGAGAGGTGGGGCCGAAGGCCTTTGCTTATCTATAC TGGGATTTTCATGTTCATCACCCTTCTGATTGTCGGCGCCATGGGTGCTGTTTCTGGTCAAGGTGACCAGTTTGAGCCCTACTTGGCTGATCACCCCTCGCTCGGTAAGGCTGTTGCTGCTATGATCTGTCTTTATG TCTTCGCCTTTAACCTTTCCTGGGGTCCTCTTGCTTGGGTCGTTGCCGCCGAGATGTCCACTGGTCGAAACCGTCAGAAGCACCTTTCCATCGGTACCGCCATGTTCTGGGTTTCCGCTTGGGTTGTTACTTTCACTCTTCCTTACCTTTTCCAGCCCGATGAAGCTGGTCTGGGTCCTATGATTGGTTTT ATCTACGCTTTCGGTGGATTCCTTTCCGTCGCTTTTGTGTACTTTTTTATTCCCGAGACCCAGGGCCGAACCTTGGAAGAAATCAA CTTCATGATGGAGGCTCGAATTCCCACTAGACAGTGGAAGGGCTATGACCTCGCCACTGTTGTTGCCagggacgagaagaagactaCTCGTGGTGAAGCTGAGCACCTCGAGAAGGTAGACGAGTTGGAAAAACCTCAGAATAAGAGGTTTATGAGCTTGTTAGCTGCCGATTCTGAAAGCTCATAG
- a CDS encoding DNA ligase D, 3'-phosphoesterase domain-containing protein: MWTLHQLTENKAVRSTSAPPSPSSSPSVSRKRARLLSSSPTIAPNLAAEEEVGEVSSGEPGSSKLEEDGNGPKPDVEREWKWFSTDVLEKWPALKKRNFWCIQRHSATALHYDLRMHLDGVTVSWAVPKGLLGISKSGEARRMAVETTLHPLWYTIHEGSDGRTFGQSRQGGTLLWDIGEYTIDLPSGYIPDLDTDEEEEAENRRRFKKKRGDSENDGREEEDKFRKALHRHIGFGKSRSIHFTLKGGKKMTNHSFILVLSSNPNKYSTVSLEGKEKKTWFISLPRGVDSYPWDQGGEDGDYYGRSIKSGMTFQQVCQGLADDSSQ, encoded by the exons ATGTGGACCCTGCACCAGCTAACAGAGAACAAAGCCGTCCGCAGCACCTCTGCCcccccatctccatcttcatccccttccGTTAGCCGCAAAAGGGCCCGGCTTTTGTCCAGCTCACCTACAATAGCACCAAATTTAgcggcggaggaggaggttggagaaGTGAGTTCTGGGGAGCCAGGCTCTAGcaagctggaggaggacggaAACGGGCCAAAACCAGATGTGGAAAGAGAATGGAAATGGTTTTCTACGGATGTCCTGGAGAAATGGCCTGcattgaaaaaaagaaacttCTGGTGCATCCAACGGCATTCTGCCACAG CACTGCACTACGACTTGCGAATGCATCTTGATGGGGTTACTGTCTCTTGGGCTGTCCCTAAAGGTCTACTAG GCATTTCAAAGAGTGGTGAAGCACGCAGGATGGCTGTTGAGACAACTTTGCACCCTCTTTGGTATACCATACACGAAG GATCTGATGGCAGGA CGTTTGGACAAAGTCGTCAAGGCGGGACTC TTCTTTGGGATATTGGGGAGTACACTATCGATCTCCCCTCCGGATACATACCCGATCTTGAtacagatgaagaagaagaagcggagaATCGTAGAAGATTCAAAAAAAAGCGGGGAGATTCCGAAAA TGAtgggcgagaagaagaggataaGTTTCGGAAAGCGCTGCATAGACATATCGGGTTTGGTAAGTCAAGGAGTATACACTTTACTTTGAAAGGAGGCAAAAAG ATGACGAATCACT CGTTCATCCTTGTCCTAAGCAGCAATCCCAACAAGTACAGTACCGTTAGCttggaaggaaaagaaaaaaagacatgGTTCATTAGTCTCCCCCGAGGAGTGGATAGCTATCCGTGGGACCAGGGcggggaagatggtgatTACTATGGAAGGAGCATAAAGA GCGGTATGACCTTTCAGCAAGTATGTCAGGGCTTAGCAGATGATTCGTCCCAATGA
- a CDS encoding cupin domain-containing protein has translation MSLLPNSPGSVRVVTHQIPAYGAFPNTSLQHYPFLIYYSAYPCTLTVDQIEDHLLSVGVVKPSWRSPMSSIHHYHSTTQEAMVVTSGSARLCFGGPPEEGNNGRLEVEVKKGDVMIVPAGVSHGMLENRGGFEMLGGYPIGAEDWDFCVGKEEEKGEAWERIKGLAWFEKDPVYGDQGPVLDVVKGES, from the coding sequence ATGTCACTCCTTCCCAATTCACCAGGTTCTGTGCGCGTCGTCACTCATCAAATCCCAGCATATGGAGCTTTCCCAAATACCTCTCTACAGCATTATCCGTTTCTTATATATTACTCAGCTTACCCTTGCACTCTCACCGTCGACCAAATCGAGgaccatctcctctccgTCGGAGTCGTAAAACCTTCCTGGCGATCGCCAATGAGCTCTATCCATCATTATCACTCCACCACTCAAGAAGCTATGGTGGTCACCTCCGGATCCGCACGCCTATGCTTTGGTGGCCCGCCGGAAGAGGGGAATAACGGAAGATTAGAGGTAgaagtgaagaagggggaCGTTATGATCGTACCTGCTGGAGTATCACATGGGATGTTGGAGAACAGAGGAGGCTTTGAGATGCTCGGAGGGTATCCGATAGGAGCAGAAGACTGGGACTTCTGTgttggaaaggaagaagagaaaggagaagcttGGGAGAGAATCAAAGGGCTGGCATGGTTTGAGAAGGACCCCGTGTACGGTGATCAAGGGCCGGTGTTGGACGTCGTTAAGGGAGAGTCTTAG
- a CDS encoding cupin domain-containing protein, producing MSPLTPNPLSTLRVTKKQIPSYQNFPNTTLHRYPLIIYHSAYPSSLTAEQVETHLSSVGVVKPAWRFPMYRQHHYHSNTHELLVVVAGAGTLCFGGPRDEGNKGRAEIDVEKGDAMLVPSGVAHAMIEDKGGFSMVGSYPVGAMNWDMCTGQDGEKKDAWKTVKGVKWFEKDPIYGDEGPAINTKEGGA from the coding sequence ATGTCACCACTCACTCCCAATCCTTTATCGACTCTCCGGGTCACCAAGAAACAAATACCCTCCTACCAAAACTTCCCCAACACCACACTTCATCGCTATCCCCTTATTATCTACCACTCTGCCtatccatcttctctcactGCAGAGCAAGTGGAGACACATCTTTCCTCCGTCGGAGTCGTTAAACCCGCATGGCGATTCCCGATGTATCGACAGCACCACTATCATTCCAACACTCACGAActgctcgtcgtcgtcgcgGGTGCCGGGACCCTCTGCTTTGGCGGGCCAAGGGATGAAGGGAACAAGGGCAGAGCCGAAATTGATGTGGAGAAGGGGGATGCCATGCTAGTCCCTTCCGGAGTTGCTCACGCGATGATCGAGGATAAGGGAGGGTTTAGTATGGTAGGAAGTTATCCGGTCGGAGCGATGAACTGGGATATGTGTACAGGCCAAgatggggagaagaaggatgctTGGAAGACGGTGAAGGGAGTAAAGTGGTTTGAGAAAGATCCAATCTACGGCGATGAAGGGCCCGCGATCAATACCAAAGAAGGTGGCGCGTAA
- a CDS encoding ATP-dependent RNA helicase MRH4, mitochondrial — protein MLIGQVCRLSPLPPIALKHTLRPLHSSSVLAAGSKRPKQYPSHSRYSPGQQEDWEKRGGSRGRSGQPRASRFGLKSPRPNASRNEPPRARPVSSDSPSGSSTTITPKGQHVPTSSRRLLPFAPSDNIPKPSHLFKLEPATMPPNLKPRSFNRDDGVTEKYINGLPAYPTPPTMLANEEQARPRSFDDFGLEEGLVKSLKGLYGEDGKTTPIETLSFHHFTQPDVVSAPSGSQRVLLGAETGSGKTISYLIPLFHHLKRTDPGPSVTSSFSADSEDTLHPRSIILSPTHELTRQSTQFAKLLTHNTKLSVHGMSSTVSGGVGEKRGSVDVLLGTVGSLRRMFGMTRSKEEQEKEDYVRGKRIWQDEEEKGMVEGDKVEWVVIDEADVLLGQEFYLDTISVLSRVKQANLILCTATLPPFLINLLTTNPFFSKKEPFTHLLSPGLHKLPPKLLARFIRPSTTGNKHGDVAHQVRLTLAEDAKAAKAEGREGEEPSKIVIFCNSDKRVEQVAGILGTKKIDCLAWTGAGEERLRGRNGSLNDFLQRPHLPGHEPPAPLPSLEPRETKPIFQDKKGTTPNISEHTRRRVLVTTSLLSRGLDFHPSVSSVFLVQPPRDVLDFVHRAGRAGRAGRPGRVVVFGIDEGGTLGEGAKSNKGGKGQGPLKKDGKTALGDRLKDVLGKREVVGAMGKRVRT, from the exons ATGCTCATAGGGCAGGTATGCAGGCTCTCACCCCTTCCACCAATAGCTCTAAAGCACACTCTCCGACCTCTCCACTCTTCAAGCGTGCTCGCAGCTGGTAGCAAGCGTCCGAAACAGTATCCTTCACATTCTCGGTATTCTCCCGGACAACAGGAGGATTGGGAAAAAAGGGGTGGTAGTCGGGGTCGTTCCGGACAGCCTAGAGCAAGTCGCTTTGGCTTAAAATCCCCTAGACCAAATGCATCTCGAAACGAACCACCTCGAGCACGTCCTGTAAGCTCCGATTCACCTAGTGGTTCTTCTACGACCATTACTCCCAAAGGACAACATGtgcccacctcctcccgTCGTTTACTTCCTTTCGCACCTTCTGATAACATACCCAAGCCTTCTCACCTGTTCAAACTCGAACCTGCTACTATGCCACCCAATCTGAAGCCCAGATCTTTTAACAGGGATGACGGCGTAACGGAGAAGTATATCAACGGTTTACCTGCTTACCCTACACCCCCAACGATGCTCGCAAATGAAGAACAAGCACGACCCCGATCATTTGATGATTTTGGACTGGAAGAAGGTTTGGTGAAGAGTTTGAAAGGGCTTTACggtgaggatgggaagacgACACCGATCGAAACGTTGAGTTTCCACCATTTCACCCAGCCGGATGTCGTTTCTGCGCCTAGTGGATCTCAGCGAGTCCTCCTCGGCGCCGAAACAGGTAGCGGCAAGACCATCTCTTATCTCATCCCTCTGTTCCACCACCTTAAACGTACCGACCCGGGACCATCTGTCacttcatccttttcgGCCGATAGTGAAGATACTCTCCACCCGCGGtcaatcatcctctccccaACTCATGAACTAACTCGGCAATCAACTCAATTCGCAAAGCTTCTTACGCATAATACAAAACTTTCTGTTCACGGGATGAGTTCGACCGTGTCGGGTGGAGTGggtgagaagagagggagtgTGGATGTTTTGTTAGGGACTGTGGGGAGTTTGAGGCGGATGTTtgggatgacgaggagcaaggaagagcaggagaaggaggattATGTcagggggaagaggatatggcaagatgaggaggaaaaggggatGGTAGAGGGGGATAAGGTGGAGTGGGTTGTGATTGATGAAGCCGACGTCTTGTTAG GCCAAGAATTCTATCTAGATACTATCTCCGTTCTTTCTCGGGTCAAACAGGCCAACCTTATCTTATGTACCGccacccttcctccattttTGATAAACCTCCTTACCACCAACCCGTTCTTTAGCAAAAAGGAACCTTTCACCCATTTGCTTTCTCCCGGTTTACATAAACTTCCTCCTAAACTTCTCGCTCGGTTTATTCGTCCGTCTACAACTGGCAACAAACACGGCGACGTCGCGCATCAAGTTCGACTGACATTAGCCGAGGACGCAAAAGCCGCCAAAGctgagggaagagaaggcgaGGAACCGAGCAAAATCGTGATTTTCTGCAATTCTGATAAAAGGGTGGAACAGGTTGCTGGGATCCTgggaacgaagaagattgatTGCCTCGCATGGActggagctggagaagaacgCCTGAGAGGTCGCAATGGATCTCTGAACGATTTTCTGCAAAGACCTCATCTCCCAGGGCACGAACCCCCAGCTCCTCTCCCAAGCTTGGAACCGAGGGAAACCAAGCCAATTTTCCAGGATAAGAAAGGTACCACTCCAAACATATCCGAGCATACGCGCCGTCGTGTTCTCGTGACGACGTCTCTCCTCTCACGAGGATTGGATTTCCACCCGTCCGTGTCATCAGTGTTCCTCGTACAGCCACCAAGGGATGTATTGGATTTTGTCCATCGTGCAGGTAGGGCAGGACGGGCGGGCAGACCGGGAAGAGTGGTGGTCTTTGGAATCGATGAGGGAGGCACGTTGGGTGAAGGGGCGAAGAGTAATAAGGGTGGTAAGGGACAAGGAccattgaagaaggatgggaagacgGCGTTGGGCGATAGATTGAAGGATGTGTTGGGCAAGAGGGAGGTGGTAGGTGCgatggggaagagagtgCGGACCTAG
- a CDS encoding fatty acid elongase — protein sequence MFPFDAWTPGPGPLYTAITSVWDALSLPHPSLGYRTWIPGESPLSTQKAVVAAVGTYLLVIFGGREMMKNRQPFKLKIPFQIHNVYLTLGSGLLLALMLEEIIPLFLKHGFFWSICNTSAFTPRLVTFYMINYYFKYVELIDTVFLVLKKKPLAFLHVFHHAATAVLCYTQLNGETSVQWVVITLNLTVHVIMYYYYYATAGGAKIWWKKYLTTLQITQFIIDLFIVFFATYSHFAVKYGVPAVGDCAGSEGAALFGCGLLGSYLVLFIAFYKATYKKGVAKGKGKATEIRGSSKSK from the exons atGTTCCCCTTCGACGCCTGGACTCCCGGACCCGGTCCCCTCTACACCGCCATCACCTCGGTTTGGGACGCGCTCAGCCTCCCTCATCCCTCTCTCGGGTACAGAACCTGGATTCCCGGAGAGTCTCCACTCAGTACCCAAAAGGCCGTAGTCGCTGCTGTCGGCACCTATCTTCTGGTCATCTTTGGAGGGcgggagatgatgaa GAACCGACAACctttcaagctcaagattCCCTTCCAGATTCACAATGTCTACCTTACCCTCGGTTCtggtcttcttcttgcgtTGATGCTTGAAGAAAT cattcctctcttcctcaagcATGGTTTCTTCTGGTCTATTTGCAACACTTCTGCGTTCACGCCC CGATTGGTTACTTTCTACATGATCAACTACTACTTCAAGTATGTTGAGCTCATCGACACTGTCTTCCTCGttctcaagaagaagcctcTTG CCTTCCTTCATGTCTTCCACCACGCCGCTACTGCCGTCCTCTGCTACACCCAGCTCAACGGCGAGACCTCTGTCCAATGGGTTGTCATTACCCTCAACCTCACTGTTCACGTTATCATGTACTACTATTATTACGCCACCGCCGGCGGTGCCAAGATCTGG tggaagaagtaCCTCACCACCCTTCAGATTACTCAGTTCATCATCGACCTTTTCATCGTTTTCTTCGCAA CTTACAGCCACTTTGCTGTCAAGTACGGAGTTCCTGCGGTCGGTGACTGTGCTGGCAGTGAGGGTGCCGCTCTTTTCGGTTGCGGTCTTTTGGGTTCTTACCTCGTCTTGTTCATCGC TTTCTACAAGGCTACTTACAAGAAGGGTGTCgccaagggcaagggcaaggccACCGAGATCCGAGGTTCTTCCAAGTCCAAG TAG